A single genomic interval of Prosthecodimorpha staleyi harbors:
- a CDS encoding ABC transporter permease, with translation MESLIQLLAWGPNGWGDEIAAGTAITVALGIATLPFGLLLGFLIALAKHSGGPVARLLGNLYTTVFRGLPELLTLLIIYYGGQRLIQEVQALLVEDPEPIEVNAFVAGMVALGMVFSAYSSEVFLGAFKGITIGQIEASRALGLNRLLTLRLVVLPQLWRFALPGISNLWLILLKETSLVSVIALPDLLRSTFIAVGVTKEPFFFFLVACLIYLVLAMVSSIGIGWIERWANRGERRAGA, from the coding sequence ATCGAATCCCTTATCCAACTGCTGGCCTGGGGGCCGAACGGCTGGGGTGACGAGATCGCCGCCGGCACCGCCATCACGGTTGCGCTCGGGATCGCCACGCTGCCGTTCGGGCTGCTGCTCGGATTCCTGATCGCCCTGGCGAAGCACTCCGGAGGCCCGGTCGCCCGGTTGCTCGGCAATCTCTATACGACCGTGTTTCGCGGCCTGCCCGAACTGCTGACGCTGCTGATCATCTATTACGGCGGCCAGCGGCTGATCCAGGAAGTTCAGGCCCTCCTCGTCGAGGATCCCGAGCCGATCGAGGTCAATGCCTTCGTGGCCGGGATGGTGGCGCTGGGAATGGTCTTCTCGGCCTATTCGAGCGAGGTCTTCCTCGGTGCCTTCAAGGGCATCACGATCGGCCAAATCGAGGCCTCTCGGGCGCTCGGCCTGAACCGCCTGCTTACCTTGCGCCTCGTCGTCCTGCCGCAGCTCTGGCGCTTCGCACTGCCCGGCATCTCCAATCTGTGGTTGATCCTGCTCAAGGAAACCTCGCTGGTCTCCGTGATCGCACTGCCCGATCTTCTGCGTTCGACCTTCATTGCCGTCGGCGTGACGAAGGAGCCCTTCTTCTTCTTTCTCGTGGCTTGCCTGATCTATCTTGTCCTGGCGATGGTTTCTTCGATCGGCATCGGCTGGATCGAGCGCTGGGCCAATCGCGGCGAGCGGAGGGCGGGAGCGTGA
- a CDS encoding ABC transporter substrate-binding protein encodes MRFVIGLAAAAVAFATAAMPVAAKEWKTIRIGTEGAYPPFNFQDSNKELQGFDIDIAKALCDKMKAKCEFMAQDWDGIIPALKAKKYDAIVASMSITEERKKQVDFTDKYYQTPARFATKKVGGFTAVTPEALKGKTVGAQSSTIHANYLEDLYKSKGVTVKLYGTQDEANADLAAGRLDGVLADSVVLYEWLEKGDAGKCCQFVGPDIKDVKYFGEGAGIAVRKEDKDLKQQFNKALAEIIKDGTYEKLNKKYFPFSIY; translated from the coding sequence ATGCGTTTCGTCATCGGACTGGCCGCGGCGGCGGTTGCCTTTGCCACGGCCGCCATGCCCGTTGCCGCGAAGGAATGGAAGACGATCCGGATCGGTACGGAGGGCGCCTATCCGCCCTTCAACTTCCAGGATTCCAACAAGGAGCTGCAGGGCTTCGACATCGACATCGCCAAGGCGCTCTGCGACAAGATGAAGGCGAAGTGCGAGTTCATGGCCCAGGACTGGGACGGCATCATCCCGGCGCTGAAGGCCAAGAAGTACGACGCCATTGTCGCCTCGATGTCGATCACCGAGGAGCGCAAGAAGCAAGTCGACTTCACCGACAAGTATTACCAGACCCCGGCGCGGTTCGCGACCAAGAAGGTCGGTGGCTTTACGGCGGTCACCCCCGAAGCCCTCAAGGGCAAGACCGTCGGCGCGCAATCTTCGACGATCCATGCGAACTATCTCGAAGATCTTTACAAGTCCAAGGGCGTCACCGTGAAACTCTACGGCACCCAGGACGAAGCCAATGCGGACCTCGCGGCCGGCCGGCTCGACGGCGTTCTGGCGGATTCGGTCGTTCTCTACGAATGGCTGGAGAAGGGCGATGCGGGCAAGTGCTGCCAGTTCGTCGGCCCCGACATCAAGGATGTGAAGTATTTCGGCGAGGGCGCCGGCATTGCCGTGCGCAAGGAGGACAAGGACCTCAAGCAGCAGTTCAACAAGGCGCTTGCCGAGATCATCAAGGACGGCACCTACGAGAAGCTCAACAAGAAGTATTTCCCCTTCTCGATCTATTGA